Proteins found in one Bacillus subtilis subsp. subtilis str. 168 genomic segment:
- the yheA gene encoding hypothetical protein (Evidence 4: Unknown function but conserved in other organisms; PubMedId: 19429628, 22720735), translating to MAVNFYDVAYDLENALRGSEEFTRLKNLYDEVNADESAKRMFENFRDVQLRLQQKQMAGEEITQEEVTQAQKTVALVQQHEKISQLMEAEQRMSMLIGELNKIIMKPLEELYGSVEG from the coding sequence ATGGCTGTTAATTTTTATGATGTAGCGTATGATCTGGAAAATGCATTACGCGGGAGCGAAGAATTCACCCGTTTAAAAAACCTTTACGACGAAGTTAACGCAGATGAATCAGCGAAGCGCATGTTCGAAAACTTCCGTGATGTACAGCTTAGACTCCAGCAAAAACAAATGGCAGGAGAAGAGATTACACAAGAAGAAGTGACGCAGGCTCAAAAAACAGTTGCGCTTGTACAGCAGCACGAAAAAATTTCTCAGCTGATGGAAGCGGAGCAGCGCATGAGCATGCTGATTGGTGAATTGAACAAAATCATTATGAAGCCTTTAGAAGAGCTTTACGGCAGTGTTGAAGGCTAA
- the yheB gene encoding hypothetical protein (Evidence 4: Unknown function but conserved in other organisms; PubMedId: 16684363): MGIAGTFIFMIVIGAAIGAVTNHLAIQMLFRPYKAYYLFGKRVPFTPGLIPRRRDELAKQMGLMVVNHLLTPEGIKKRLVSDAAKTQALRVGEQLIQKLSLSEVTVKEALEKAGMKRPEKAADAWISSWTDDKLHELFRQYGDQSLKELVPIEVQEKLEEKIPMISGYILSRSVRYFESDEGKIRLGNMIDDFLKERGMLGSMVQLFLGNSSLADRVLPELLKFLRNEETNKLLSDLLKNEWGKLREYTFNEADEKWNAKALIFSLKRRVLQAFSTAPFFNNTIGTLTVRYESELTQQMLPALLDKLLEGISSNLESVLKRLRLEEIVKEQVDQFPVERLEEMVLSISKKEFKMITYLGGLLGGIIGAIQALFVILF, encoded by the coding sequence ATGGGTATTGCAGGAACCTTTATTTTTATGATCGTGATCGGCGCTGCCATTGGAGCGGTGACCAATCATTTAGCAATTCAAATGCTGTTTAGGCCGTATAAAGCGTACTATTTGTTTGGGAAACGAGTTCCTTTTACGCCCGGGCTGATTCCAAGACGGCGAGATGAACTTGCAAAACAAATGGGACTGATGGTAGTCAATCATCTCTTAACCCCTGAAGGCATTAAAAAGCGGCTCGTCTCTGATGCAGCCAAAACGCAGGCTCTTCGAGTGGGGGAACAGCTGATTCAAAAGCTGTCACTTTCTGAAGTGACAGTAAAAGAAGCGCTTGAAAAAGCCGGGATGAAGCGCCCCGAAAAAGCTGCTGATGCATGGATCAGCAGCTGGACCGATGATAAGCTGCATGAGCTTTTCCGCCAATACGGGGACCAATCGTTAAAAGAGCTGGTGCCTATAGAGGTGCAGGAAAAGCTTGAGGAAAAAATTCCGATGATTTCAGGATATATATTGTCACGGAGTGTCCGTTATTTTGAAAGTGATGAAGGAAAAATCCGTCTTGGCAATATGATTGATGACTTTTTAAAAGAGCGCGGCATGCTTGGAAGCATGGTGCAATTGTTTCTTGGCAATTCAAGCCTTGCGGATCGCGTGCTGCCGGAGCTGCTGAAATTCTTGCGCAATGAGGAAACAAATAAATTGCTTTCTGATCTCTTAAAAAACGAATGGGGCAAGCTGAGGGAGTATACGTTTAATGAAGCAGATGAAAAATGGAATGCAAAGGCGCTCATTTTCAGTTTGAAACGAAGAGTGCTGCAAGCATTTTCGACTGCCCCTTTCTTCAACAATACGATTGGCACGCTTACCGTCCGCTATGAATCTGAGCTGACCCAGCAAATGCTGCCGGCACTATTAGACAAATTGCTTGAAGGTATTTCGTCCAACCTTGAAAGTGTCTTAAAACGGTTGCGTCTTGAGGAAATCGTCAAGGAGCAGGTGGATCAGTTCCCGGTGGAGCGTCTTGAAGAAATGGTGCTGTCCATTTCAAAAAAAGAATTTAAAATGATTACCTATTTGGGGGGCCTTCTCGGCGGAATTATAGGCGCGATTCAAGCATTGTTTGTCATCCTTTTTTAA